The Sediminispirochaeta smaragdinae DSM 11293 genome has a segment encoding these proteins:
- a CDS encoding sensor histidine kinase gives MKSLSDLQTTRRPFFRAAVAISMLLLYLIAFLLFVSRRPLPVEYQLIRRYGWHFRLLLVAAAANSMLLFFSTSRDLLTLFRIALFFLIAYPLGLGDEISVLMLFSLLTEIALYHPFRNAVIYMLLSLLVALGLGRAGSAFYLARAATPMQSRLFIAIIAFLYTSSLLTARWAISTESSLVGKVRHLNSVIDRLSEANLDFQRYVHSVEYSAVNSERRRLSREIHDSVGYSLTNILMTLEAAKDLMESNGVKARDALDRSITEARSCLEETRRTMRRIRSEELRETVGLQAIAHLTRSFSEGTGMHISVEYGNAPESLGAKLDLVLFRIVQEGLTNAFRHGMASQVRITLWVEEGMLLVTVSDNGKGSEEVVDGLGLSGMRERVKGVGGSVDFHSGPDGFRVRSILPLEQKE, from the coding sequence GTGAAATCCCTCTCCGATCTCCAGACAACCCGTCGTCCCTTCTTTCGGGCGGCAGTGGCTATTTCAATGCTTCTCCTCTATCTCATTGCCTTTCTCTTATTTGTGTCCCGAAGGCCTCTTCCTGTGGAGTATCAGCTCATACGTCGATATGGATGGCATTTTCGTTTACTTTTAGTCGCGGCCGCCGCCAACTCGATGCTCCTTTTCTTTTCCACCAGCCGAGATCTCTTGACACTGTTCCGCATCGCTCTCTTTTTTCTCATCGCTTATCCCCTCGGCCTCGGCGACGAGATAAGCGTGCTCATGCTCTTTTCGCTTCTTACCGAGATAGCGCTGTATCACCCTTTTCGTAACGCGGTAATCTACATGCTGCTCTCTCTCCTTGTCGCCCTTGGCTTGGGACGTGCAGGTTCGGCCTTTTACCTTGCCCGGGCGGCCACTCCAATGCAGAGCCGCTTGTTTATCGCTATCATCGCCTTCCTCTATACCTCCTCCCTGCTTACTGCCCGCTGGGCAATAAGTACGGAAAGCTCCCTGGTCGGCAAGGTGCGGCACCTCAACAGCGTCATAGACCGGCTGTCGGAGGCAAACCTCGATTTCCAGCGCTATGTCCACAGCGTGGAATATTCGGCGGTTAATTCGGAACGGCGGCGGCTGAGTCGGGAGATCCATGATAGCGTCGGTTACTCTCTTACCAATATCCTGATGACCCTGGAGGCGGCCAAGGACCTCATGGAGAGTAATGGCGTCAAGGCCCGAGATGCCCTGGACCGTTCCATCACCGAGGCCCGAAGCTGTCTCGAAGAGACCCGCCGGACCATGCGGCGCATACGCTCGGAGGAACTTCGGGAAACGGTAGGATTGCAGGCCATCGCTCATCTTACCCGTTCCTTCAGCGAAGGTACGGGTATGCACATTTCCGTGGAATACGGCAATGCTCCTGAAAGTTTGGGAGCGAAGCTGGACCTGGTGCTTTTTCGCATCGTGCAAGAGGGGCTTACCAATGCCTTTCGGCACGGCATGGCCTCACAGGTCCGTATCACCCTGTGGGTGGAGGAGGGGATGCTTCTTGTGACGGTGAGTGATAATGGAAAGGGGTCGGAGGAGGTTGTCGACGGCCTGGGACTTAGCGGTATGCGGGAACGAGTCAAAGGGGTGGGGGGCAGCGTCGATTTTCACTCGGGACCGGACGGGTTTCGCGTTCGTTCGATACTTCCCCTGGAGCAGAAGGAGTAG
- a CDS encoding ABC transporter substrate-binding protein encodes MKKLVTLLVVSLFGLTALWAGGQGESAGASSAQSAQTTAPVTIDFWTTQTQSDRMATIQVLIDTFEALNPEVTIKLVAVDENDMATQLNTAAASNTLPGMIECAAENAVAFGSEGLLDSESITHLINSIGKDKFYAGPLALNESSTKGSYYAVPYHGWVQGIWYRADWFEEAGLNAPFTWDDILTAARYFDKPDQNQYGILVGTKADAYTEQCFTQIAMANGAQLFDGNGNLIFNSPEMKEAVAYYAELAKNTPPGPQGWRARDYYLQGKMAMFFYSSYIMDDLAIEENAKDSLTGDNFADLEGKNFDPELVTNTRLASTITNTQGAGYGTIVSLAIPKHGDAAKAAAAEKFIRYLFTPNAYITWLHMAPGGMNPVLKSIAANERFQNDPKGIFKHYGKEKMEEIISGLDKIETFSIVDGKRMAAASSIYSKQIIPQMIYKITQEGMAVDAAMTWAEGEMKKLME; translated from the coding sequence ATGAAAAAGCTAGTCACACTTTTAGTCGTATCGCTTTTTGGCCTTACGGCACTGTGGGCCGGTGGACAAGGAGAATCCGCGGGAGCTTCTTCTGCCCAGTCCGCCCAAACGACAGCACCTGTCACCATCGATTTCTGGACCACTCAGACCCAATCCGACCGGATGGCTACCATCCAGGTGCTTATCGACACCTTCGAAGCCCTCAATCCCGAGGTGACCATAAAGCTGGTAGCCGTTGATGAAAACGACATGGCCACCCAGCTCAATACCGCTGCGGCATCAAATACCCTTCCCGGAATGATCGAGTGCGCCGCCGAGAATGCCGTTGCCTTCGGCAGCGAGGGGCTTCTCGACAGCGAATCGATTACGCATCTTATCAATTCCATTGGTAAGGATAAGTTCTACGCGGGACCCTTGGCCTTAAATGAAAGCAGCACAAAGGGCAGTTACTACGCTGTTCCCTACCATGGTTGGGTTCAGGGAATCTGGTACCGGGCCGACTGGTTCGAGGAAGCGGGTCTTAATGCTCCTTTCACCTGGGATGATATTCTTACTGCGGCAAGGTACTTCGACAAGCCGGACCAAAACCAATACGGCATCCTCGTCGGCACCAAGGCAGATGCCTATACCGAACAATGTTTCACCCAAATCGCTATGGCAAATGGTGCTCAGCTTTTCGACGGAAACGGTAATCTCATCTTCAATTCGCCGGAAATGAAAGAGGCTGTGGCGTACTATGCCGAACTTGCCAAGAATACCCCGCCGGGACCCCAGGGGTGGCGTGCCAGGGACTACTACCTTCAGGGGAAAATGGCGATGTTCTTCTATTCCAGCTATATCATGGATGATTTGGCCATCGAAGAGAACGCCAAGGATTCCCTGACCGGCGACAACTTTGCCGATCTCGAAGGCAAGAATTTCGATCCCGAGCTGGTAACCAATACCCGTCTCGCTTCGACCATCACCAATACCCAGGGCGCAGGCTACGGAACCATCGTCAGTCTGGCCATTCCCAAACACGGTGATGCGGCAAAGGCAGCGGCAGCCGAAAAGTTCATCCGCTATCTTTTTACCCCCAACGCCTACATCACCTGGCTTCACATGGCCCCCGGGGGTATGAATCCCGTCCTGAAATCGATCGCCGCGAACGAGCGCTTCCAGAACGATCCCAAGGGCATCTTCAAACACTACGGCAAGGAGAAGATGGAAGAGATCATCAGCGGGCTGGATAAGATCGAAACCTTCAGCATCGTCGACGGCAAACGGATGGCTGCCGCAAGCTCCATCTACTCCAAGCAGATCATCCCCCAAATGATCTACAAGATTACCCAGGAAGGAATGGCGGTGGATGCGGCCATGACCTGGGCCGAAGGCGAAATGAAGAAACTCATGGAATAG
- a CDS encoding carbohydrate ABC transporter permease, whose product MVKRTSPIRKILFFLLVLGIVFFSLFPFFQMLSTSLKYPAEWGDPSLIPKHINLDAYKELLNIGQGTKNVPESVRTLLEETPNLTASQRKAILDKYKSTGDVFPFITYFLNSLILSFSAAFVTVLLAILGAYSFSRLRYPGRSLIQRGVLFVYMFGGILLLIPLYRMFVNLGWVSIPSGAFLSLLIIYIVQTLPVSLYMLGNYFRTIPFSIEEAAMIEGSTRFGTIWRIIIPLSISAIVTVFIYCFMIAWNEYLFASVFLKNFRDLYTLPMGLKALIHSKNAIWDRIMAASVLTATPVIVLFMTVQKNLAGGMTEGGVKE is encoded by the coding sequence ATGGTAAAACGAACAAGTCCGATCAGAAAAATCCTCTTTTTCCTTTTGGTTCTGGGCATTGTGTTTTTTAGCCTTTTCCCTTTTTTTCAGATGCTTTCGACGTCTCTGAAGTACCCTGCCGAATGGGGGGATCCCTCGCTTATTCCCAAACATATTAATCTCGACGCATATAAGGAGCTCTTGAATATCGGCCAGGGAACCAAGAATGTCCCTGAATCGGTACGTACCCTTTTGGAAGAGACCCCAAATCTCACCGCGTCCCAACGCAAGGCAATTTTAGACAAATACAAGAGTACCGGCGATGTTTTTCCTTTTATTACCTATTTTCTCAACTCGCTGATACTCTCCTTTTCCGCCGCCTTTGTGACCGTGCTGCTGGCCATACTCGGGGCATACTCCTTTAGCCGGCTTCGCTATCCAGGACGGTCTCTTATTCAGCGAGGAGTGCTCTTCGTCTATATGTTCGGAGGCATCCTTTTGCTCATTCCTCTCTATCGTATGTTCGTAAACCTCGGGTGGGTCAGTATCCCATCGGGAGCTTTCCTGAGCTTGCTCATCATCTATATCGTCCAGACCCTTCCCGTTTCCCTTTACATGCTGGGAAACTACTTCAGGACCATCCCCTTTTCCATTGAAGAGGCGGCCATGATCGAAGGATCAACCCGTTTCGGTACCATCTGGCGTATCATCATTCCCCTCTCCATTTCCGCAATCGTGACGGTCTTTATTTACTGTTTCATGATAGCCTGGAATGAGTACCTCTTTGCCTCGGTCTTCCTGAAGAATTTTCGAGACCTCTACACCCTTCCCATGGGGCTTAAGGCCCTGATCCATAGCAAAAACGCCATCTGGGACAGGATCATGGCCGCATCGGTGCTCACTGCCACGCCGGTCATCGTTCTCTTCATGACCGTTCAGAAAAACCTTGCCGGAGGCATGACCGAAGGAGGGGTCAAGGAATAG
- a CDS encoding response regulator transcription factor, with protein sequence MAMIRVVLVDDQLLFVESLKTVLDFRADDIEVVGTAHNGEEGLQVVRDTHPDIVLMDVRMPGMDGVEAARRLSAEFSDIKVVMLTTFDDDTYVREAMKYNAVGYLLKNIPPEDLIGSIRAVGSGNILLSPDVVGKILGREEHAPEPSPDAGDFTVGDFSRREREVLYFISRGMDNTAIADRLFIAEQTVKNHISKIYAKLETRDRFRVAEIGRGLHLEHYCSYLD encoded by the coding sequence ATGGCGATGATACGGGTTGTACTGGTAGATGATCAACTTCTTTTTGTGGAGAGCTTGAAAACGGTTCTCGATTTTCGTGCCGACGACATTGAGGTGGTGGGAACCGCTCACAACGGGGAGGAGGGCCTTCAGGTCGTCCGTGATACCCATCCCGATATCGTTCTTATGGATGTAAGGATGCCGGGGATGGACGGGGTGGAGGCCGCTCGCCGCCTTTCAGCGGAGTTTTCGGATATCAAGGTTGTAATGCTCACCACCTTCGACGATGACACCTATGTCAGGGAGGCGATGAAGTACAATGCCGTGGGTTACCTGCTGAAAAATATCCCTCCTGAGGATTTGATCGGTTCCATCAGGGCCGTGGGCAGCGGAAATATCCTCCTTTCCCCCGATGTTGTGGGAAAAATTCTCGGCAGGGAGGAACATGCACCGGAGCCTTCCCCTGATGCGGGAGACTTCACCGTCGGGGACTTTAGCCGCAGAGAGCGTGAGGTCCTCTATTTTATTTCCCGGGGTATGGACAATACCGCCATTGCCGATAGACTCTTTATCGCGGAGCAGACAGTAAAAAATCATATATCAAAAATCTACGCAAAGCTGGAAACACGTGATCGTTTCAGGGTCGCCGAGATCGGTCGCGGCCTTCACCTTGAGCACTACTGTTCCTACCTCGACTGA
- a CDS encoding carbohydrate ABC transporter permease: MNGANLLSSSALDLKKREILLGWALVLPAVAVILSLILYPIVYNIYLSFFDVRPMAANTYVGLENHRNVVTDPTFWHSVLTTLLYVFFTTIGTTLMGLIVALAMNRPFPLRGLVRSLILFPYVAPVISVVFAWQFIFDPVNGIFMDITYEKLGLFSSRFNLIGSPSTAVWVAIIFSIWKNFPFSYLMILSRLQAVDANLYEASEIDGASGWQKFRYITFPELYFVMGAIVLLRVIWNFNKFEEVFLLTENVKVLSVYTYFKAFVGTMELGQGASLAVIQFLLLLVFILFYVKRVLKW, translated from the coding sequence ATGAACGGAGCAAATCTACTATCGTCCAGTGCCCTTGATCTCAAAAAGCGGGAGATATTGCTCGGATGGGCCCTTGTGCTGCCTGCGGTAGCCGTTATCCTCTCCCTCATTCTCTATCCGATCGTTTATAACATCTATCTCAGTTTTTTCGACGTACGGCCCATGGCCGCAAACACCTACGTCGGGCTGGAAAACCATCGGAACGTGGTCACCGATCCCACATTCTGGCATTCGGTGCTTACCACCCTGCTCTATGTATTTTTCACCACCATAGGAACCACCCTCATGGGGCTTATCGTGGCCCTTGCCATGAACCGCCCATTTCCTCTCCGGGGACTTGTGCGGTCGCTTATCCTCTTTCCCTATGTGGCTCCGGTCATCTCGGTGGTCTTTGCCTGGCAGTTTATCTTCGACCCCGTCAACGGCATTTTCATGGATATCACCTACGAAAAGCTGGGCCTTTTTTCATCAAGATTCAACCTGATCGGATCGCCGTCGACCGCAGTGTGGGTGGCCATCATCTTCAGCATCTGGAAGAACTTCCCTTTTTCCTACCTCATGATCCTCTCCCGGCTTCAGGCCGTCGACGCGAACCTCTACGAGGCCTCGGAGATCGACGGGGCCTCGGGCTGGCAGAAGTTCCGCTATATCACCTTTCCCGAGCTCTACTTCGTCATGGGGGCCATCGTTCTTCTGCGTGTTATCTGGAATTTCAATAAATTCGAAGAGGTATTTTTGCTTACCGAAAACGTGAAGGTCCTATCGGTCTATACCTATTTCAAGGCCTTTGTCGGTACCATGGAGCTCGGACAGGGCGCCTCACTGGCGGTCATACAATTCCTGCTGCTTTTGGTCTTCATTCTCTTCTACGTCAAGAGGGTACTCAAATGGTAA
- a CDS encoding molybdopterin-dependent oxidoreductase, protein MSGLIGETIHFRVNGIEREICPKQGMSLMRYLREELGLTGTKCGCQSGDCGTCKVLVDGQAVNSCTLALRKLEGWEVVTIEGLAPDATRPGSTLHPVQQAFIDAGAIQCGFCTPGMIITTVALLSRNPDPSSDEIRKALDGNLCRCTGYRKIVDAVLLAVRYMRGGVQNIEEGGRPAGPNTIALGIPSPVRDARKKVTGRLLYTGDLNVPGMLVGKILYAPAAHGLITSIDTSLAEALPGVRAVASFANSPDKPYNSHTTLPFQKVPKNERIFNRHFRFHGDRIAAVAAEDEATARKALGLIKIEWEPYPASLTIEDALAPGAKSIHEGGNLADTIREEGGTPSPKRGERYEGVFRLPRVTHAALERHISISDFDGERLTVYSSCQNVFCYRAMLGELFDLPLNRVRVIKPAVGGAFGGKSEMVSEPVSSLLALMTGRPVKVELSRKEVMCSTRTRTSGRIELSMEVDEDDRFISHDYHAYLDRGAYFGSAYDLGYALMDKAFRLYRVPRIDTSAALVYTNNQAAGAVRGYGNPQISFAREVLIDRICRQRGIDPLEFRIKNLVLPWDRNPANGYSLGNCRIIECLELGAGLCGWEEKRKRSDSGTIRRGIGLACGVHGSGIHPGSVDYSTAGLKMNGDGTARLSISAHENGQGSSVVMAKIAAEVLGIPETSISLVETDTETTWYDNGSYASRETWACGGAVKRAAESVKRQLTEEAAVMFGCTVGAVVAGAGYCRKRAGEADAILSYGDVIAYARSHYPYHDINAVESYASPMDPGSYFVNFAEVEVDMEKRTIKVLKVTVVHDCGTIINPMLIEGQVDGGMHMGLGYALCEELLSDRHTGKQLTTSFKQYKMISPEAMPEVELRFLGGQEPLGPFGAKGIGEATTVAIAPAVANAVTSATGIEISSLPIKI, encoded by the coding sequence GGAGGTCGTTACCATCGAGGGGCTTGCCCCCGATGCCACCCGTCCGGGAAGTACCCTTCATCCCGTCCAGCAGGCCTTTATCGATGCGGGGGCAATACAGTGTGGGTTCTGTACGCCGGGGATGATTATCACCACGGTGGCTCTTCTGTCTCGCAACCCCGACCCTTCTTCTGATGAAATACGCAAAGCCCTCGATGGAAACCTGTGTCGCTGCACCGGGTATCGAAAGATTGTCGATGCTGTTTTACTGGCCGTGCGGTATATGCGTGGCGGAGTACAAAACATTGAAGAAGGCGGAAGGCCGGCAGGTCCTAACACCATTGCCCTCGGAATCCCTTCACCGGTCAGGGACGCTCGGAAAAAGGTAACCGGACGTCTTTTGTATACCGGCGATCTCAATGTTCCCGGTATGCTTGTCGGCAAAATCCTCTATGCACCGGCGGCCCACGGCCTGATTACCTCTATTGATACCAGCCTGGCAGAGGCCCTTCCCGGCGTCAGGGCTGTGGCAAGTTTTGCGAACAGCCCCGATAAGCCCTATAACAGCCATACAACCCTCCCGTTTCAGAAAGTTCCCAAAAATGAGCGTATATTCAACCGTCACTTTCGTTTTCATGGCGATAGGATCGCGGCCGTTGCCGCCGAAGATGAGGCAACGGCTCGTAAGGCCCTCGGCCTTATCAAGATCGAATGGGAACCATATCCTGCAAGTCTCACGATAGAGGATGCGCTTGCTCCAGGTGCCAAATCCATCCATGAGGGCGGCAACCTCGCCGATACTATACGTGAGGAAGGGGGAACTCCATCCCCAAAGCGGGGAGAGCGGTACGAAGGTGTCTTTCGGCTGCCGAGGGTGACCCATGCCGCACTGGAACGGCACATCTCCATCTCCGATTTCGACGGCGAACGGCTTACCGTCTATTCTTCCTGCCAGAACGTCTTTTGCTACAGGGCCATGCTCGGCGAACTCTTCGATCTGCCGCTTAACCGGGTTCGGGTTATCAAACCTGCGGTCGGCGGCGCCTTCGGGGGAAAATCCGAGATGGTGAGTGAGCCGGTCTCCTCCCTTCTTGCTCTCATGACCGGCCGGCCGGTAAAGGTGGAACTCTCACGGAAAGAGGTTATGTGTTCCACCAGAACCAGAACCTCCGGACGAATCGAGCTTTCCATGGAAGTTGACGAGGACGACCGTTTTATATCCCACGATTATCACGCCTATCTGGATCGCGGTGCCTATTTCGGCAGTGCCTACGATCTCGGCTATGCCCTGATGGATAAGGCCTTTCGGCTCTATCGCGTACCCAGGATCGATACCTCCGCCGCTCTCGTTTATACCAACAATCAGGCTGCAGGGGCCGTGAGAGGCTATGGTAATCCCCAGATAAGCTTTGCCCGGGAGGTGCTGATCGACCGCATCTGCCGACAAAGGGGGATCGATCCCCTCGAATTCCGGATAAAAAACCTGGTCCTTCCCTGGGACCGAAACCCGGCAAACGGATACTCTCTGGGCAACTGCCGGATCATCGAGTGCCTTGAACTGGGTGCCGGACTCTGCGGCTGGGAAGAAAAGCGAAAGAGATCGGATTCAGGAACCATTCGCCGGGGAATCGGCCTGGCTTGCGGGGTCCATGGCTCGGGGATACACCCGGGATCGGTGGATTACTCGACGGCAGGGCTGAAGATGAACGGCGACGGAACAGCCCGCCTCTCCATCTCCGCCCATGAAAACGGTCAGGGCAGCAGCGTTGTCATGGCAAAGATCGCCGCCGAGGTCCTCGGCATCCCCGAAACCTCTATCAGTCTGGTAGAGACCGATACCGAGACCACCTGGTACGACAACGGAAGCTATGCAAGCAGGGAGACCTGGGCCTGCGGCGGTGCTGTCAAGCGGGCCGCGGAATCGGTGAAGCGGCAGCTGACCGAAGAGGCAGCTGTTATGTTCGGCTGCACGGTAGGCGCGGTCGTCGCGGGGGCGGGATACTGCAGAAAGCGGGCAGGGGAAGCTGACGCCATCCTTAGTTATGGTGATGTCATTGCCTATGCCCGTTCTCATTACCCCTATCATGATATCAATGCGGTGGAGAGTTACGCCTCGCCCATGGACCCCGGCTCTTACTTTGTCAACTTCGCCGAGGTTGAGGTCGACATGGAAAAGCGGACGATCAAGGTCCTCAAGGTAACCGTTGTTCATGACTGCGGCACCATCATCAACCCAATGCTTATCGAAGGACAGGTGGACGGCGGTATGCATATGGGACTCGGCTATGCCCTCTGCGAAGAGCTTCTGAGCGACCGACACACGGGAAAGCAGCTGACGACAAGTTTCAAGCAGTATAAGATGATTTCTCCGGAGGCAATGCCTGAAGTTGAACTTCGATTTCTCGGGGGCCAGGAACCCCTTGGACCTTTCGGCGCCAAGGGGATCGGAGAAGCCACCACTGTTGCTATTGCCCCCGCGGTGGCTAATGCTGTTACTTCCGCCACCGGGATTGAAATATCATCGCTTCCGATTAAAATATGA